A window of Bactrocera dorsalis isolate Fly_Bdor chromosome 4, ASM2337382v1, whole genome shotgun sequence genomic DNA:
GCGCTCTAACATGCGCGCATTAATCGCCTTAAATGCAGGTTTTTCTATCAAACTAATTGTCTTTAGCACACCGCGCACTGCTATATCCAAATCGTCGGGATGCGCAAAGTAGTTTGCATACAAAAGCGGGTATTTGAAGGGATCACTGCTCTTAAGCAAGACTCGTCCACGGCTTTTGGGACGCAGTATCATGGGAAATATCATGAAACCGTCGCTTTTCACATTACCGAACATGGTGTTATAGATGTCCGGTTGTAAGCCAAAGGCGCGTAGCGTCGCCGGGTTCTCATCGAAAGAGCCGGCTAATTGAAACATTTCCAAATCAGGCCAACCATCCTCTAGCCACGGCTGCCCCAAATCCCAGAACGCGATCGCTTCTACAGCGCCGGGTAAGCCGAATACTCCCTTGCCATCTATGTATTTCATTATATTGCTAGTATCGAAGTAATCTGTAGTTCTGATGGAGCTAACGTTGGCGGTGAACGAGACTGCTGGCGCAATATGATCTTGTAGATTGTAGCCGACGGCCAAATCTGCAATTGGCTTGATGCCTACGTCGCGCAAATGCTTCGCCGGTCCAATGCCGGAGAGCATTAGCAGCTGTGGTGTGTTAATAGCGCCTGCACTTAGTATTACCTCGCGTCTTGCGCGCACCTGGTAGGACTGACCGCCAGTGCTTAGTATCACACCGTACGCGGTCTTTGTACGCGGTTCTATCAACACTTTAGTAACTAACGTATTCTTTTTCACATGCAAATTGGAACGTTTGCCTTTATGCGGATAAAGGTAGGCGCGATTAGAACTCCAGCGCATACCATTATGTATTGTGGCCTGTAAATAGGACACGCCGGTTTGTATGCGCCCATTGTAGTCACGGTACTTCAAGCCGTCTTCCTGTGCGGCTTGCACAAAAGCCGCTGAGATCTGCGAACGCCAGCCCGGATAGCCGATTTTCACAGGTCCTTGACGCCCCACATAGTCACGTTCAGCGTTCGGTATTTCGGAGCCTtcgtattttcgaaaatatggcAATACTTCGCGGTAGCTCCAACCCTCATTGCCCAGCGCTGCCCAGCGATCATAGTCGCGACGATTGCCACGTGTGTACATCATGTAGTTGAGCACCGACGAGCCGCCCATAACTTTGCCGCGCGGCCAATTACAACGGCGATTGTTCATGGCCAGGCAATACTTATCCGACGGCTGCGTGCGATAGTTCCAATTTATTTCTGTGAGCTGTAGGAAATGCGCCAGAATTGGTATATCCATAGCCATATTTTCGGGGCCGCCAGCTTCGATCAGCAGCACCTTCCAAGCGGGATTTTCGGCCAAACGCGCCGCTAACGTACAACCCGCTGTGCCCGCACCGACGACGATAAAATCATACTCATTCAAGAGTTGTACATTATCATCCACATGTTCAATATTCAGATCATTTTGACCACGTcgcaaaaattcgaataaaGTTGTTATGATATTACCACGTTGCGCATGCGAAACGCGACTGAAAGTTGTGAGTAAAAGAACAATTAAAACTAGTCGCGTCCACATCGTagtctgcttttatttttctattgtttgtgaaatttattaaattcattaagcGCAATTTATATGGGTCACACAGCACCGTATTTGTCATACACCGATTTTGATCATTCGTATATGCAGCGCAGCGCATACGCGTCTTGAAATGTTCTGTAAACCGTGTGTGGATCCGCCACTGTTCCGCGAAGTTCTGTGCCATCTAACCGGCCGGTGATTCCATATAAAGATTCTAATGTCATTAAGTTGATTAGAGTATCTGAGAAGAATCGAAAGCGCTTCAAAATACAGATGTACAATCTTGTTGTAGGCATTTACCTATGTAAATATGCGGGTTTGTATTGTCATGCTCATCAGGGAGAGCTCGTTTACTAGCGCTCTATCTTGTTACGGTTCATTGAACGTAATATTTATTCTCTTAACTTCCAGCGAATGTTTAATTGTGAAACATATAGCTTTTGAAATCAACATTTAGTAAAGGATTAGCTGGCACAGTGTTATGAGATTGATAAAatcacacataaataaatattttcttaatgaaaattgaaaacataaaaatacgtagaccttttttgtagtattttaatttaattcggaaaatatttttaattaaccaattaattctaaaattttggtttagaaaaataaacaataattttcttatgaaataaaaaaataataatttaattccgaaaatattttttctcatttgtAACTAACAATTAAATTCttgtttagaaaaataaacaataatatatgtatgtgtgtaaataatttgaaaaatttaagaagaTTAGATATTTGTAgtatttgtagaaaaattcaaaatattttgattattatttttatattccaaACCTGatttttgcaacatatttttcTTCTAATACAGTTTAGTAATAGACTTATTACATTTCCATTTTGCTCATTGAGAAatttacatctgcgcacctgcGTTCGAGTCCCGTTTTTTGCTGCGTAGCAAAATTTTTACTGTTTTCTGGATAATCTCCCAGTTTGCTTCACGAGCATGACGCTGGTTAAATTGTCTGCGTTTACAGGTATTGGGCCAACTAGATCTTCTGCGGCGGTGCGTTCTCGTTGCCATCGCACACATTGAAAGAATTTGTGTTCAGCATCGTCTTTTTCGCGTCGTTGTATAGACATGgcggctcttcgacttttctcattctgtggaggtactttttAAAGTATCCGTGACCAGATATCAGCTGCGATGTGTAAAAGTCGACTGCTCCAAATTTACGGCTTGTCCATAAGCTTAGGTCTTTTATTACTCTGGCCATTCATCTGCTGCGACTCTCATTTTACCATCTTCGTTGCCATGTTCTTATTGtatctttctttatttgttctattACGCTCTTTTTATTTTCGGATGTTTTCTTTACTCGCACAGTTTTTTTCCTTTCGAATGCCAGAAGGTCAATTTGGGTATTACTGTATAAATTATATTGCTGATGCCACTCTGAGGGTTGCGGTGCGGTGCACTCTGGccgattttccttttttaacaCATCTGCCCAGGTCTCAGAGCCGTATAATGGGACGTAGGTTGTCGTCGATATTAACAGCTTTTTCTCTCCATGGTTGGCTATTGGTCTTCTAAGTTGGGAAGTGGTTTTCGTTGCTTTTCctgcggcgtgctggatttgtatCTAGAAGTTTAGTCTGTGGTCCAGTATTACGCCTAGGGAGTCTACTGCTTTATGTGTCCTAATAATATCCGTAGTCGTttgcatatagtacatattacGAAGGGTATGTGCTGGACGTTGTGTGCGTCGAGCCATGTTTATTTCCATATCATGAGCTAATTAAGCTTTCTTCGCGGTTCTTCTGAGTTTCGTACTGTAATTACTGCAGCAATAGTGTCCGCGGAGCCAATTAATTACAATTCGTCTGGCATTTAGAGTTTTAGTGTAGTATCTTAGCTGACGTTCTACAAGTCTGGCTTTAAAATGGACCCTTGTGTTACTCCTGGCATGACCGCTATCTGTCGTGATTCCTCTCTAGTTTAGTATAGCAGTTTTCTGTTAGAGTCGgggattttaaagcttttttcagAGCGTCGATCATATCCACCTATTATGTTTTCACCTATTCGGGCGACATAATCTAGCCATTGTATACactattttttaattcgcttaacTATGTCAGTTTCGCCGTATGTATAATTCGTACAGCAAATCGTTCCATCCACTGTGGTATGCGCCGTTGCtaatacgcaaaggaccatatatcttccgcagaatctttctctcgaaaactcgtaacgccgactcatcagatgttgtcagaACGGAAATAATGAGTTAATGAGAATTTCGTCTTTGTTTCTCGAGAGATCTCTTTAcgacgttgttgttgatgttaatataggtttaaaaaaaatgcttcGATGAAGAGCTGTAACAAAAAGTCGTGAGGCCGGGAGTAAGAGAAATaacaatttatcaaaaattctCACAATGTTCTATTAAGAATATAGCAAGTGTGTATTTTTCACAGCAcaccttttgttttaaaattcttttgtCCAACTATTATGCCACTCTTAACCACTGTGCAGCAAGAAGAAAGCACTTACCTTTACCCCTGTTTACTGTTTTAACACATTTATGTTACACTCTTTTTCTCTCGTTTACATGCTctcagcaaaagcaaaaacacaaaataataacaataccaACAACGAACGTTAGCTTTGTTTTGCTACTTTTGATTTCACGAGTGTCAATGTCATGGTCAGCACTCAGATCACCGCTAACGCTGCGGCAGCTGCCAGTTACTGCTTGTTGTTGCGGACGCTAGTGCGAGACGTGTTTTAGCAGCTTAAAAAGCATCCGCTTATACGCTTAATTTGTATGCACAGcttgattaaaaatgaatttcatGCGGTCTTATTTATTTGTGTGCCCGAGTGTTCGTAAATGTCAGCTTTCATTCTAAATCtagtttgatttttatataaatattcttcCATTAAGGAGTGTTAAATCTGTCTATGCATAATTCGTGCAAAAGTTCTTACTGTTCGGACTTCTTAATGTGTTGGCCTTGAGCCTGGTGATGTTTCTTTGGGGAATCATTATCCATGTTGAGTGAATTCTTATATTTATCCAGATATTAATGTATATTCGCTATTTACTCATTCTTTTTATCGCAATACACAAATCTGCATTCGAGCACATTTGTCTGTCACATGTAGGATCTCATCGATCTTGCGACCAACCTAAAAACTATTTGGCCGTTCGCAATTTACCATTAACATTATCATAAAAGATAATTACTACGCAACGGACAGTCAACTGGCGACAAATTACGTAAATGGCTTCACAAATATGCATGTAAGTAGGTGTGCatacagggtgggccatctgTTACGTGAGTTTATAATGGATACAGCGCTTGATAGTGCTCATTACAAAAACGTGGACAAGGAATTAAACTGAAATTCAGGATGTGCCATTTGTATGTTCGTGCTTAATTAGATCTAACCGTTATTTGGTACTCTATTGTTAGTGccttaaggggggagcctgatttagaagcttcaaaaaatatatattttttttgcttaaatctttttaaaaataatctaagaatatcTCTCCAAAGTTTTAGAtgggaatttgaaatattttcgaagctagaaggaaaatagtgaccgagcgtctagcggATATGTATATGAgcgattgggcagaaagcgaaaactttgacgcgccacttctcggtttttcatttttacgatttttttggggcaaagtttattatctttgccattaaattatcttcttgttaaactaaaaaaactaagaaaagtcaagtttgaacatatttttaaacaacataaagtaaaatttttttgatcaaaaaccacttttttccaatttttaaaaaatttctaattttttacactttttttttggaatttttttagtttaactggacgataaattattaaaaaatatgaagctctttgaattttttgtttccgttAGAAATGCATCCTccccgccgtccgacaaatgcacatggAAGAAGCATCGAACAaatgcttcccaaaggcagaatatcaaagacttcgtatccaaaaaatttgtgaatgatgtttaaatatataactataaaccctagaaattttgCTTAAGGGTTTCCATAGGTTCACTGGTTTcaaaaaatctgattttttattgtcttattaaattgtaACACAACTCTAGAAAATTGTCCAAATTCAAGTTGATCTGTGTAATAGTTTCGAcaatacagccttgagaacttgtgcgctcgaggctagatcggctaagtgcgccgtctttaaattCGTATTTCTCggaactgtgtttttgaagtcggttggcaagagttctcgagaactactcaaccgatcttcatgaaagtttacacaggtctttgagatacaattcttaaagacttggacgaaggaaattttcatttttttaatgccTGCCAAagatccaattttcagtttttttccttcgttctAGTTCTAacttaaggttttaactaaaagccgttttttcactttagatgatcctgtaaggagttatcccgCGGACGCTGGCgaatcttttttccgaggggtcaccggaaatttttttagatttttttttcaacagtgtaacttcaaatccgtgtaaaaagaaACCgcgtaaaaaaagagttgggtgtatatCCGTTATGCTTTTTGCATATACACATTCAGAACTCCCAAGTGTTCTGAGTCGAGTTTGTGATAGCGCTATCAAGGTGCTCAAAGGTACTATTGCAAATATTGGTATAGGGTATTCCcatttttaacacatgttcTTCAAATGGCCAATGCCCGTTATGGTAGCTGtaagtctgtaaatacttttactGAATTTGATAAGCCATTAGTTTTTGTCTTGTCTTATTTTGGCCATAACTGCTTTGATATCTTGTATTTGGTTAAGATATACATTTGTTTATTGAGCTAGCTCTTGATTGTTCGTAGTAGGACGGTATTATCTCTGCCTCGGATACGTCTAAAGACGTTGTTCGTGTACACTTTAGACTGCGCTAACGCCTCAGTgttttcgttgccgaaaatgttcctatGAAAGGGTACCGAAATCATGGACAACTGGAGTTGAGCTTAAGCTTTTCCTACATTTTTTGACTGCGTTGGAATCCTTTTTTTTGGCAATGTATATGTTAGCTTTCTGAGGGTTGTTTAGTAGAACTTCACAGGTCTTCTCTACACCTAGTACTGCCGCTTGGAAGATGACTCTCATCTCGTTATGTAAACACTGAAAGGTAAACCGCCTTTCTTTAGAAtgaattttgacttttttgtatATAACAGCAATCAAGTTGCTGCCTTTTTTGCCCTcatgaaaattttacaatttttactggTCTCCTTTATAGAACAACTCCGGTAGTATGCGATGATTTTTCGCCTTGAGTTTATCAAGCACTCAAGCTGGTATATGGATTTTCAAATGGTTTCACAAAAAGAAATCAGGAGATGGAGATTTGGAGATTTGGATGATCTGCCAGTACCCGCTCTATCAGgcgataaattatttttgttgcaaagaAAAGAGTTTAATTCGAATGCGGAATGGCTGGTGTCCAGAATCGTCCATACCATCTTACGCAACCACAATAAGCCAATATCCATagatatttctttttcttatttctttttgtttttggatctTCAAATAGACTTTCAGGGATTTCAAATCGATTTTCTGCCCAAAGCAAAAAATAGCCCAGTGGCTCAAAAAAGTTATTAGCAAAAATCAGCAAGTAAAGGCTCACTAATTTGTTGCGATGCTCTTCTAAGTGATGCAGTTCAGGATTATAGTCGTCTCGACGTTAGATGTCGTCTCTGCCCAACTCAGTCGTTTTATGTAAGAAAAACGTCTTCATTCTAGATAAATGAACGTAAAAGTTGGGCACCCTGTATGATGAATAAGGAAGATAGTATAAAGTAGAATATAAGGCACACGAATTCAGAGAACACTCCCAAATATCAAATATAACAGCTTAATTAAAGTTGAACCTGTGACATAACACAACAAAAATGCGAACAAACAACTAATGGAAATGAGAACGAAGCTCCAAATTAGATACATAAATTTGGTATAAAGTACATATACCTACATCTACAtcagttttatattaataaatgagCTAAATTCACAActtttaagaaatatgaaaagtatttttatagcCTTGCTATTTGACTTTTGTTCCGGCTTAGCAAAATTAGAAgctgataataaataatatatggtGAAATCTATATATTCAATGACAGATCAAAGGGTGAAACAGGAACAGGAGCGTGGTTTTTCTGTAAGTTAAGTTCTGCTAATTCTGCATATCCAGACGGAAAACTTTCTGTTTATTTTACGAAATGTTGATAATATAAACTGGTATTTCCAGAAGTATACCCTCGTTTTCTTACTCTTTTTCGGGCTTCATTCATCGTAACAGTTTCTAATACACTTTTGTGGTTCCTACATTTCAGATTTTCCCTAATTTTTGAACCGATTGCTGAAACAAAATACGAAATCTAGCGAATATGAATGATGCTTAAACTTCAACTGAACCTTTCGGTgaagtttttaattgttttgcaTGTCATTTGCGCGTTTTAATTACATAGGCCATGCGGTCCGACTGTTGGGCGAACGAAATAGTTGTTCGTGACCAACTTGCAGAATTTTGCAATTACAATAATCTGTCATACATGTGCatacaaatgtcaaaataatgGCGAATTCTCAGTAGTCATTCTGTGATTTGACTAGCGGATGAAGCTTACAGGGTGCTCGCATATGTGTGCGTCAGCACCCACATAAATACAAATGCCCGCATGCAATTAAGTTTAATGCCA
This region includes:
- the LOC105231600 gene encoding glucose dehydrogenase [FAD, quinone]; this translates as MWTRLVLIVLLLTTFSRVSHAQRGNIITTLFEFLRRGQNDLNIEHVDDNVQLLNEYDFIVVGAGTAGCTLAARLAENPAWKVLLIEAGGPENMAMDIPILAHFLQLTEINWNYRTQPSDKYCLAMNNRRCNWPRGKVMGGSSVLNYMMYTRGNRRDYDRWAALGNEGWSYREVLPYFRKYEGSEIPNAERDYVGRQGPVKIGYPGWRSQISAAFVQAAQEDGLKYRDYNGRIQTGVSYLQATIHNGMRWSSNRAYLYPHKGKRSNLHVKKNTLVTKVLIEPRTKTAYGVILSTGGQSYQVRARREVILSAGAINTPQLLMLSGIGPAKHLRDVGIKPIADLAVGYNLQDHIAPAVSFTANVSSIRTTDYFDTSNIMKYIDGKGVFGLPGAVEAIAFWDLGQPWLEDGWPDLEMFQLAGSFDENPATLRAFGLQPDIYNTMFGNVKSDGFMIFPMILRPKSRGRVLLKSSDPFKYPLLYANYFAHPDDLDIAVRGVLKTISLIEKPAFKAINARMLERVMPGCAKVPYKSRAYWECYVRHFTFTIYHYSGTAKMGPVTDPTAVVDPRLRVYGVNQLRVVDASIMPEIIAGHPNGPVFMIAEKAADMIKQDYNYI